A section of the Pseudobacteriovorax antillogorgiicola genome encodes:
- a CDS encoding ROK family transcriptional regulator: protein MKTVDSNEMRFLNSSTIMKIIWSSVGISRADLSRATGMSRSSISDIVSTLMEQGLVKEVGDGESKGGRKPRILKFNDNVHQILTLSIGRRSSQIGLMNLRASINNVEVLDYGLIHGPDAVLGRIKEDLAAYMKRHHLSDEKVLGMGISLPCPVKEESAPLLSAVLYPDWAQVNLLDEISTVTSCAIFFENDANLGALAENWWGARRDQDLIYVAVSEGYGAGIIIDRQIFRGRHGMAGEIGHMIIDSSSGQWHRGIQGSLASYIVEEALVRIYQEQAQLQGRDVGDDMNLESIAAALLQDDKAAMATIDHLCHYLAIALTNLVHILDIGTIVLGGTLARFGEIFFAKLRQKMAEHSLWSDTIKLSVEPCSVGQNQILVGAGTLVLDAFLGGRLGKPQIQSSATLH, encoded by the coding sequence ATGAAGACAGTCGATTCAAACGAGATGCGATTTCTTAATTCGAGCACGATCATGAAAATTATCTGGTCGAGTGTTGGCATTTCAAGAGCAGACCTGTCTCGAGCCACTGGGATGTCACGGTCTTCTATCTCTGATATTGTTTCGACCCTGATGGAGCAAGGCTTGGTGAAAGAGGTCGGGGATGGAGAATCAAAAGGTGGCCGCAAACCCCGTATCCTCAAGTTCAATGACAATGTCCATCAAATTCTGACTCTAAGCATTGGCCGTCGCAGCTCTCAGATTGGTCTGATGAATTTGCGAGCTAGTATAAACAACGTCGAAGTTCTCGACTACGGCTTGATTCATGGCCCCGATGCAGTTTTGGGCCGGATCAAGGAAGACCTTGCAGCTTATATGAAGCGCCATCATCTCAGTGATGAGAAGGTTCTGGGAATGGGAATTTCGCTGCCATGTCCAGTGAAAGAGGAATCGGCACCCCTGCTTTCCGCAGTGCTTTATCCCGACTGGGCGCAGGTGAACCTATTGGATGAGATCAGTACCGTGACATCCTGTGCGATATTCTTTGAAAATGATGCGAATTTAGGAGCCTTGGCAGAAAACTGGTGGGGGGCTCGCCGCGATCAGGACTTAATATATGTGGCAGTGTCGGAAGGCTACGGTGCTGGAATCATCATCGATAGACAAATTTTCCGTGGGCGCCATGGGATGGCTGGTGAAATCGGTCATATGATTATAGACTCATCAAGTGGTCAATGGCATCGAGGAATTCAAGGTAGTCTTGCCAGTTATATCGTAGAGGAAGCCTTGGTTAGGATCTACCAGGAGCAAGCTCAGCTCCAAGGCCGAGATGTGGGCGACGATATGAATCTTGAGAGCATCGCTGCAGCACTCCTACAGGATGATAAGGCAGCCATGGCTACTATTGATCACCTCTGTCATTATCTAGCCATCGCGTTGACAAACTTGGTTCATATCTTAGATATCGGTACCATTGTGCTAGGGGGCACCCTAGCTCGATTTGGCGAGATTTTCTTCGCGAAACTACGGCAAAAGATGGCTGAGCACAGCTTGTGGTCGGATACCATCAAGCTTTCTGTAGAGCCTTGCTCAGTTGGTCAAAACCAAATACTCGTTGGCGCGGGAACTCTTGTTCTGGATGCGTTTCTTGGTGGCCGCCTAGGAAAACCCCAGATCCAAAGCTCGGCAACTCTTCATTAG
- the tnpB gene encoding IS66 family insertion sequence element accessory protein TnpB (TnpB, as the term is used for proteins encoded by IS66 family insertion elements, is considered an accessory protein, since TnpC, encoded by a neighboring gene, is a DDE family transposase.) — MKSPDQFDEILVYSEPVDMRKSYSGLSQLVQTAMGKSLFANSLFVFSNRNRNMMKCLYWRKAGFAIWGYRLEKNRFHWLKPDDNGDASLSPDQFRMLIDGCDLTAMKPHSPLELKRSF; from the coding sequence ATGAAGTCTCCTGATCAATTTGATGAGATTCTAGTTTACTCAGAACCTGTTGACATGAGAAAGTCATACTCAGGGCTGAGCCAATTGGTCCAAACGGCCATGGGCAAGAGCCTCTTCGCAAACAGCCTATTCGTCTTCAGCAACCGCAATCGAAATATGATGAAGTGTCTCTATTGGCGTAAGGCTGGCTTCGCTATCTGGGGGTATCGATTAGAAAAGAATAGATTTCATTGGCTTAAGCCCGATGACAACGGAGACGCCTCACTTTCACCAGATCAGTTTCGCATGTTGATCGACGGCTGCGACCTAACTGCTATGAAGCCTCATTCTCCACTTGAACTAAAGCGCTCCTTTTAG
- the tnpA gene encoding IS66 family insertion sequence element accessory protein TnpA → MRQNEEKQKFWNTHIEAQKASGLSAKKYCEQQGLVHHKFRYHQAKRRKTSKVLSNPRFLPVRIETKQAVTLEVSGIRIGFDPETPAATVAAIILEVSKQNEVS, encoded by the coding sequence ATGAGACAAAACGAAGAAAAGCAAAAGTTCTGGAATACGCACATCGAGGCGCAGAAGGCATCAGGTCTATCAGCAAAGAAGTACTGTGAACAGCAAGGGCTTGTTCATCACAAGTTTCGATACCATCAAGCTAAGAGGCGTAAAACTTCCAAGGTATTATCCAACCCGAGGTTCTTACCTGTCAGAATAGAAACCAAGCAAGCTGTGACTCTAGAGGTTTCTGGCATTCGTATTGGCTTCGACCCTGAGACGCCTGCTGCCACGGTAGCGGCCATCATTTTGGAGGTCTCGAAGCAAAATGAAGTCTCCTGA
- a CDS encoding ECF-type sigma factor: MMQDFTEVLSSYSRGNKSALDKLVPTVYKELRKIAYKHMKSERQEHTLQATALVNEAYMKLADAELNLENRKHFFALASNIMRRILVDHARSRKSEKRGGGQGLVELEEWHAESVDSNFDIVEIDSLLKKLSEFDERAGKIFELSVFGGLKRLEIAELEGISVATVDRELRTSRAWITSRLKH; encoded by the coding sequence ATGATGCAAGATTTCACAGAGGTATTAAGTAGTTATAGCAGGGGCAATAAATCAGCGCTCGATAAGTTGGTACCCACTGTTTATAAAGAGTTGCGTAAAATAGCATATAAACACATGAAATCGGAGAGGCAGGAGCATACCCTTCAAGCGACTGCCCTCGTCAACGAAGCCTACATGAAGCTTGCTGACGCTGAACTCAACCTTGAAAACCGCAAGCACTTCTTCGCCCTTGCCTCAAATATCATGCGCAGAATTTTGGTGGACCATGCAAGATCTCGTAAAAGTGAGAAAAGAGGCGGCGGTCAAGGCTTGGTCGAATTGGAAGAGTGGCATGCTGAGAGCGTCGACAGTAATTTTGACATTGTTGAAATTGACAGTTTACTAAAGAAGCTTAGTGAGTTCGACGAGAGAGCCGGTAAAATTTTCGAGCTATCAGTTTTTGGTGGACTCAAACGACTAGAAATTGCCGAGCTAGAGGGCATTTCAGTGGCAACAGTTGATCGAGAACTTCGAACCTCCCGAGCGTGGATCACGTCGCGGCTCAAACATTAG
- a CDS encoding serine/threonine-protein kinase has protein sequence MNKEAWQEIKDHFNHVLELPASERSAYLSLNCSNESIRNAVWQMLDSENSGESIEERVAQNALELASHQEHHSLTENQSLLARLVSKEDMDLLEKHAKGIGDFSSYHSSDEQNSISIGSKVGVYRIIRQLGFGGMGVVYLANRDDDNFDQYVALKLVRSSPGQKQIIRRFFDERKILAQLSSPYIAKLLDGGVTPSNHPYFTMEYIEGLSIDEYCKAKKLSVKEVVRLFMKVCQGISTAHRSLIIHRDIKPSNILVTADGEPKILDFGIAKILDSAADNHTTAASGKPMTLKYASPEQVSGAALTTATDIYSLGVMLYELLTGFSPYHEAHSKSSFALEKQIYEHFPNMPSRRVRRLEQSQQAQQAQQAQQKRRKLSQLLFMRKQSLARHLKGDLDNIVLMALRKEPHRRYQSVDHLHSDLSRYLENRTVLAHKDSLWYRSRKFAARNKVLSLATIVMVFFLAGFYQYDRHQLKQEIARNRQISEFLVQLFSFTDPYTDEFDHLKREQHTAATGITATQLLEKGVKSIQSDLAGQTVIQASLMHTLGSIYAKLGLYQESAKLINDSLGIRLKVFSRNSFEVAESLNYLGWIKQKTGQLQDAETLHLEALEIQQKLSWKDNPPIGSSYFYLGLLKIETGDYQVALDYLNQSLLHLPTEDDEKFQRYLNILKAKGVASEALDKYEGALNYFKKALAESVQHFDRNHPIVADQWNNIGSVLYRKGEYDQAIQYFEKALASDLKRLGKDHPSVASRWNNLANAWAEKGDSGKAIEYLEKALDSSMKTLGASHPRVANHWNNLGSAWHNQGEFDRALYYYEKALSSNLKTYGEDHPNVAVDWNNLGSAWYDKGEYEEAILCYKNALAISRKTLGNDHSDVAQRLNNLGTVWYQKGVYDKAIEFFAQAIKIYVKAIGPDHPRLLSSWHNLGSAWAKKGDWDKAIENHQKALALSQKQLGQNHKVTALVQRYLGKSFEEKHQLGIALNYYKDTFGIRLKVLGPDHELTEQSKKDVLRLEAKLSRN, from the coding sequence ATGAATAAAGAAGCCTGGCAGGAAATTAAGGATCATTTCAACCACGTGCTTGAGCTTCCCGCCTCCGAGCGGAGCGCTTATCTTAGCCTAAATTGCAGCAATGAATCGATTCGTAATGCGGTCTGGCAAATGCTTGACAGCGAAAACAGTGGTGAGTCGATCGAAGAGCGCGTCGCGCAAAACGCCCTGGAACTTGCTAGTCATCAAGAACATCACTCATTAACAGAAAACCAGTCTTTACTGGCGAGATTGGTGTCTAAAGAGGATATGGACCTCCTAGAGAAGCACGCGAAAGGCATCGGCGATTTTTCATCGTATCACTCGTCGGATGAGCAAAACTCTATTAGTATCGGGAGCAAAGTTGGTGTTTACCGGATTATCCGCCAACTCGGGTTCGGGGGTATGGGAGTTGTCTACCTTGCCAACCGTGATGATGACAACTTCGACCAGTATGTGGCGTTAAAGCTAGTACGGAGTTCTCCCGGTCAGAAGCAGATTATCCGCCGTTTTTTTGATGAGCGCAAAATCTTAGCTCAATTGTCGAGTCCATACATAGCCAAGTTACTAGATGGTGGTGTCACGCCGTCGAACCACCCTTACTTTACGATGGAATATATCGAAGGCTTGAGCATAGACGAGTACTGCAAGGCTAAAAAGCTTTCGGTTAAAGAAGTCGTTCGGCTTTTTATGAAGGTTTGCCAAGGTATCAGTACCGCCCATCGCAGTTTAATCATTCATCGCGACATCAAGCCATCTAATATTCTTGTCACTGCAGATGGTGAACCTAAAATTTTGGATTTCGGCATCGCCAAAATATTGGATAGCGCGGCTGATAACCACACAACAGCCGCCAGTGGTAAGCCAATGACATTAAAGTATGCAAGTCCAGAACAGGTTAGTGGTGCCGCGCTCACAACTGCAACAGATATCTATTCTTTAGGGGTGATGCTCTATGAATTGCTGACTGGGTTCAGTCCCTATCATGAGGCCCATAGCAAGTCTTCATTTGCGTTGGAAAAACAGATTTACGAACACTTCCCCAACATGCCAAGCCGACGGGTAAGACGCCTCGAGCAAAGCCAGCAAGCCCAGCAAGCCCAGCAAGCCCAGCAAAAGCGCAGAAAATTGTCACAATTATTGTTTATGCGAAAGCAATCTTTAGCGCGTCACTTAAAAGGAGATCTTGATAATATTGTGCTGATGGCTCTAAGAAAGGAACCCCATCGGCGCTATCAATCCGTGGATCACCTACACTCTGACTTGAGTCGATACTTAGAAAATCGAACCGTGCTCGCCCATAAAGATTCCCTTTGGTATCGCAGTCGAAAGTTTGCTGCCAGAAACAAGGTACTTTCACTAGCAACGATCGTGATGGTGTTTTTTCTAGCAGGCTTTTACCAGTACGATCGTCATCAACTGAAACAGGAAATTGCAAGGAATCGTCAGATCAGCGAATTTTTGGTGCAACTATTCTCCTTCACCGATCCTTACACCGATGAATTTGATCACTTGAAGCGCGAGCAGCATACCGCTGCTACGGGGATAACTGCAACACAGCTCCTAGAGAAAGGTGTAAAAAGCATCCAATCTGATCTCGCAGGTCAGACTGTTATACAAGCTTCATTGATGCATACCTTAGGTAGTATCTATGCTAAACTTGGACTTTATCAGGAATCTGCAAAGCTGATTAACGATTCACTAGGTATTCGCCTTAAGGTATTTTCTCGTAATAGCTTCGAGGTGGCTGAAAGTCTCAACTACTTGGGGTGGATCAAGCAAAAAACGGGACAGCTTCAAGATGCCGAGACCTTGCATCTTGAAGCATTAGAGATTCAGCAAAAACTTTCTTGGAAAGATAATCCTCCGATTGGCAGCAGCTATTTTTACTTAGGATTGTTGAAAATTGAAACCGGTGATTACCAAGTAGCCTTGGATTATTTAAACCAGTCCTTGCTTCACCTTCCTACTGAGGACGATGAAAAATTCCAAAGATACCTGAATATTTTAAAAGCCAAGGGCGTTGCCTCCGAGGCTCTTGATAAGTACGAAGGTGCTCTAAACTACTTCAAAAAGGCTCTTGCAGAATCAGTACAACATTTTGACCGGAATCACCCTATCGTTGCGGATCAGTGGAATAACATAGGCAGTGTTCTCTATCGCAAGGGTGAGTATGATCAGGCTATTCAGTACTTCGAAAAGGCCCTCGCCAGCGACTTGAAAAGGCTGGGCAAAGATCACCCTTCGGTGGCAAGTCGATGGAATAACTTGGCGAATGCTTGGGCTGAAAAAGGTGATAGTGGCAAAGCAATCGAGTATTTAGAAAAGGCTCTTGATAGTAGTATGAAAACTCTGGGTGCCAGTCATCCTAGAGTTGCAAACCATTGGAATAATTTAGGGAGTGCCTGGCATAATCAAGGTGAATTTGATCGCGCGCTTTATTACTACGAAAAGGCGCTGAGCAGCAATTTAAAAACATATGGCGAAGATCATCCAAATGTAGCTGTTGACTGGAATAACCTAGGCAGTGCTTGGTACGATAAAGGGGAATATGAAGAGGCGATCTTATGTTATAAAAACGCTCTGGCCATCAGTCGCAAAACACTAGGCAATGACCACTCCGATGTTGCCCAGCGATTGAATAACCTAGGAACGGTTTGGTATCAAAAAGGAGTCTATGATAAAGCGATCGAATTTTTTGCTCAGGCCATAAAAATTTATGTGAAAGCCATAGGTCCAGATCACCCTCGCCTACTTTCAAGTTGGCACAACCTTGGATCTGCATGGGCAAAAAAAGGTGACTGGGATAAGGCTATTGAGAACCATCAAAAAGCCCTTGCCCTATCCCAAAAGCAACTTGGTCAGAATCATAAGGTAACGGCTTTGGTTCAACGCTACTTAGGCAAGTCCTTCGAAGAGAAGCATCAGCTTGGAATTGCTCTAAATTACTATAAGGATACTTTCGGAATTCGGCTAAAAGTTCTAGGACCTGATCACGAATTAACAGAGCAGTCAAAAAAAGATGTTTTAAGATTAGAAGCTAAACTTTCGAGAAACTAA
- a CDS encoding transposase → MSFFQRAGGALNLNLYYHLLVLDGLYTTGEDGSLIFTRVPGVENDELACVVRGVSRRVIKYLRKTGRLLEDGEEVYIGDGSYEEHEALSHLKRASVSSRIALGARAGLKVRRIGSSFGFEEEIPKSHSYGCVSMNGFSVHAATSIQAHERDRLEKLLRYLGRGPVSHERISLDENGNTLYELKSFNGGATHVMFSPMEFIEKLASMIMT, encoded by the coding sequence GTGTCGTTTTTTCAGAGAGCGGGAGGAGCACTCAATTTGAATCTTTACTATCATCTTTTGGTCTTGGATGGTCTTTACACTACAGGAGAAGATGGGAGCCTAATTTTCACTCGTGTTCCAGGGGTTGAGAACGATGAGCTGGCCTGCGTCGTGCGGGGAGTCTCTCGCCGAGTGATCAAGTATTTGCGGAAGACGGGGCGTTTATTAGAAGACGGTGAAGAGGTTTATATCGGTGATGGAAGCTATGAAGAGCATGAAGCGCTATCTCACTTGAAGAGAGCTTCAGTTTCTAGCCGGATTGCTTTGGGAGCAAGGGCTGGTCTAAAGGTGCGAAGAATAGGAAGTAGCTTCGGATTTGAGGAGGAAATACCTAAAAGTCATTCTTATGGTTGTGTCTCCATGAATGGATTCTCGGTACATGCTGCCACGTCAATCCAGGCCCATGAAAGAGATCGATTAGAAAAGCTTCTTCGTTACTTGGGTCGTGGCCCAGTGTCTCATGAGCGTATAAGCCTAGATGAAAATGGCAATACCCTCTACGAACTGAAAAGCTTCAATGGTGGAGCGACTCATGTCATGTTTTCCCCTATGGAGTTCATCGAGAAATTAGCATCGATGATCATGACTTAG
- a CDS encoding DUF4360 domain-containing protein: MKFVFAFIISLISASAYSQLQLGDLNINGSGCNEQTTRSFVEGEFLKVSFLDFETQTLAGERFDRKNCNIAINASVEPGFQVKFDDIRLIGFASVNQGSNLDLYLDSFFSGTMAPVLKETVYGPSRSGFEFGRSLNSPWSPCGQQDMIIRLNTSMAIKGEKSYSRMNTLSSGIKVRFKKRRC; the protein is encoded by the coding sequence ATGAAATTTGTGTTCGCGTTTATTATCAGTCTTATCTCAGCCTCGGCTTATAGTCAGCTACAGTTGGGAGATCTGAATATCAATGGCAGCGGCTGCAATGAGCAAACCACTCGATCGTTTGTAGAAGGTGAGTTTTTAAAGGTATCATTTTTGGACTTCGAAACCCAAACACTAGCCGGTGAGCGATTTGATCGAAAGAACTGTAACATTGCTATCAACGCTTCTGTTGAGCCTGGCTTCCAAGTAAAATTCGATGATATTCGCCTTATCGGATTTGCTAGTGTCAACCAGGGATCGAATCTAGATCTTTATCTCGATAGCTTTTTCAGTGGTACCATGGCACCAGTCTTAAAAGAGACTGTTTATGGACCTAGCCGCAGCGGCTTTGAATTTGGTCGCAGCTTGAATAGCCCATGGTCTCCTTGTGGTCAGCAAGATATGATCATTCGCTTAAATACTTCTATGGCTATCAAGGGCGAAAAAAGCTACTCACGAATGAATACCCTGTCCTCTGGAATCAAAGTCCGTTTTAAGAAAAGACGCTGCTAG
- a CDS encoding DUF4360 domain-containing protein gives MKIQCLIALGLFYQSQAFSQVSLGQDIRFGGTGCTSENAEVSLDQHSETVTVKVKLDAFSVKAEGMYQANTCNLVVPIINPDQKTLSINSIRVIGDASIAKKDAVAGLVQKAFFDLNQSLFFQNEIHAPYNGPFKFTSEFAPSKSAICQDKLLLNLDSILFSERNTTAIGVKEIIANLKLENQGC, from the coding sequence ATGAAAATTCAATGTCTGATCGCCCTGGGGTTGTTCTACCAATCCCAGGCGTTTTCGCAGGTGTCGCTCGGGCAGGATATTCGTTTCGGAGGTACGGGGTGCACATCTGAAAACGCAGAGGTGTCGCTGGACCAACATAGCGAAACAGTTACTGTTAAAGTCAAGCTTGATGCTTTCTCAGTGAAAGCAGAAGGCATGTATCAGGCAAACACTTGCAATTTAGTAGTACCTATTATCAACCCCGATCAAAAAACGCTGAGTATCAATTCAATTCGTGTCATAGGGGATGCATCTATCGCTAAGAAAGATGCTGTGGCTGGATTGGTACAGAAGGCATTCTTTGATCTAAATCAAAGTCTTTTCTTTCAGAACGAGATCCACGCACCATACAATGGTCCCTTCAAATTTACCTCAGAGTTTGCTCCTAGCAAATCTGCGATCTGCCAGGATAAGTTGTTGCTCAACCTAGATTCCATTCTTTTTTCTGAGCGAAACACAACAGCAATTGGGGTTAAGGAAATTATTGCCAATCTTAAACTAGAAAATCAAGGATGTTAG
- a CDS encoding DUF4360 domain-containing protein — translation MKKLALVLLTMSSTAAFSSIKKDGWELSDVYITGSSCPENLKSNLEVSTTKNPAGLPQIQLKVSFPAFQTQLSEGDFYASDTCNISVAIDKAPCRRVGVDRAVWTGFASLADKETFGAMDAKFYVNGNPSRSGSWQKEGPFRGGFEVTANRLGVYQPGFFLNADSILFLEGNRGFMKVNTFNNQAISWSCSCI, via the coding sequence ATGAAAAAGTTAGCACTAGTATTGCTTACCATGTCCAGTACAGCTGCATTCTCATCGATTAAAAAAGATGGTTGGGAATTAAGTGATGTTTACATCACAGGTTCGTCTTGCCCCGAAAACCTAAAGTCAAATCTTGAAGTGTCTACCACTAAGAATCCTGCTGGCTTGCCACAGATTCAGTTGAAGGTTAGCTTTCCTGCCTTCCAAACTCAGCTATCAGAAGGTGATTTCTATGCTTCCGATACCTGTAACATCAGTGTTGCCATCGATAAGGCGCCTTGTCGAAGAGTTGGAGTTGATAGAGCTGTGTGGACAGGTTTTGCATCACTAGCAGACAAAGAAACTTTCGGAGCTATGGACGCTAAGTTCTACGTCAATGGCAATCCATCAAGAAGCGGTAGCTGGCAAAAAGAAGGTCCGTTCCGTGGTGGTTTCGAAGTGACCGCCAATCGCCTTGGTGTCTACCAGCCTGGTTTCTTCCTAAACGCGGATAGTATCCTATTCCTTGAAGGAAATCGTGGATTCATGAAAGTGAATACGTTCAACAACCAAGCCATCTCCTGGTCTTGCTCATGTATCTAA
- a CDS encoding DUF4360 domain-containing protein has protein sequence MKLCKLLMIASAALTFTTSALAQPDYVRVKDITYNGSGCPVGSADLYFQDGNFQSFFMQLDDYYAEAGEGISLRDSRKNCQLSFKLEFPQGWTYAIGSMTYSGFAHLERNVVAKQQASYYFTGEAEQATIRTEFEGPMHRNFWLTDSAQALIYAPCKSEAILNVNSSVQVRSLNRHNYGAIGLDNLRGSLVSFNFNWKRCS, from the coding sequence ATGAAACTTTGCAAACTACTTATGATCGCTAGTGCAGCTCTTACTTTTACAACCAGTGCGTTGGCACAGCCCGATTATGTGCGTGTTAAAGACATTACATACAACGGATCAGGATGTCCTGTAGGCTCTGCGGACCTATATTTCCAGGATGGAAACTTCCAAAGCTTCTTTATGCAACTTGATGATTACTACGCAGAAGCTGGAGAGGGTATTTCCCTGCGCGATAGTCGTAAAAATTGTCAACTTAGTTTTAAACTTGAGTTTCCACAAGGTTGGACTTATGCCATTGGATCGATGACCTACTCTGGCTTTGCTCATCTTGAGAGAAACGTAGTAGCTAAGCAGCAAGCATCGTACTATTTCACTGGCGAAGCAGAGCAGGCCACTATTCGGACTGAGTTCGAAGGACCTATGCATCGAAATTTCTGGCTAACTGACTCCGCACAAGCTCTGATTTATGCTCCCTGTAAATCAGAAGCGATTTTGAATGTAAATTCGTCTGTGCAAGTACGAAGCCTCAATCGCCATAACTATGGCGCGATTGGACTAGATAACCTTAGAGGATCCCTCGTTAGCTTCAACTTCAACTGGAAGCGATGTTCCTAA